One window of the Eucalyptus grandis isolate ANBG69807.140 chromosome 8, ASM1654582v1, whole genome shotgun sequence genome contains the following:
- the LOC120287318 gene encoding protein ACCELERATED CELL DEATH 6-like: protein MASVVKYILGDPKLEKLINAKDKYGNTPLHVATIQWQLEVWLSLTRDKRVNLELVNHNNFTALNIVDEELREIDAPLHLRLTRTILISAKAPRSKDKAISQTISLGQQREPPDIDTLKRRAEVRIVMATLIASVTFTAGFSVPGGYNSSEPNAGIATLLNKPIYDVFVICNSIALYNSIIAAVILLWMQMDDSHATPHTLRYARLPLLIALVTMSVTYMVGVYMTISKRTWIAVVALIVGITALFIVLILYIAFFITLGSNSRILQLFTDYIIRAAILISRSGTKGASQKYYFAGTKTLKTHSDTRLLKDEGREHAPPRSPAPFSAPYPPSPPRSPAPPPALCPPSPPKRPRRHPPPRQPFPAGPPPLLSTASPLDIRLP, encoded by the exons ATGGCCTCCGTAGTGAAGTACATACTTGGTGATCCCAAGCTTGAGAAGCTTATAAATGCAAAAGACAAGTACGGAAATACACCTCTCCATGTAGCCACAATACAATGGCAACTCGAGGTTTGGCTCTCTCTCACCCGGGACAAAAGAGTCAATCTTGAGCTTGTAAACCACAACAACTTCACGGCTCTCAACATTGTAGATGAGGAACTGAGAGAAATCGATGCTCCACTTCACCTG AGGTTAACACGGACAATCTTAATATCTGCCAAAGCACCCAGAAGCAAAGACAAAGCAATTTCACAGACAATAAGCTTAGGCCAGCAGAGAGAGCCTCCAGACATAGATACACTAAAGAGGCGTGCCGAAGTCCGTATCGTTATGGCAACGCTCATTGCTAGTGTGACATTCACCGCTGGCTTTTCTGTTCCCGGAGGATATAATAGCTCTGAACCAAATGCAGGAATCGCTACATTGTTGAACAAACCGATCTATGACGTCTTTGTGATCTGCAACTCCATCGCCTTGTACAACTCGATAATTGCAGCTGTGATCCTTCTTTGGATGCAGATGGATGATTCACATGCGACACCTCATACCCTTAGATATGCGAGGCTACCGCTGCTCATAGCTCTTGTCACAATGTCCGTGACCTACATGGTGGGGGTCTATATGACCATAAGCAAACGCACTTGGATCGCGGTTGTTGCCTTAATCGTTGGAATCACTGCCCTCTTCATTGTGTTGATTCTTTACATTGCCTTCTTCATAACACTTGGATCCAATTCTCGTATTTTACAGCTCTTCACCGACTACATCATTAGAGCTGCTATATTAATTTCAAGGAGCGGGACCAAAGGAGCTTCCCAGAAGTACTACTTTGCAGGAACCAAAACATTAAAAACTCATAGTGACACCAGACTACTGAAAGATGAAGGACGTGAACACGCTCCTCCCCGTTCTCCTGCTCCATTCTCTGCTCCCTATCCACCCTCTCCACCCCGTTCACCTGCTCCACCCCCTGCACTTTGTCCACCCTCTCCACCTAAACGACCCCGTAGACACCCTCCACCCCGTCAACCCTTTCCAGCCGGTCCACCACCGCTCCTTTCTACCGCTTCACCCTTAGACATACGTCTCCCGTAG
- the LOC120287319 gene encoding putative ankyrin repeat protein RBE_0317 — MGNPEWEQNINKLRALESVERRQRQVEFISLAPVYTAAKGGDLDECDEQLVAQANNRGDTALHVAARARRNHMAKRLLMFDRVVDQWNNAGNRPLHEGVKNGDYELTNRLLHQGSESVNKKNNEGKYPLYLAIETHNLEILSLLLQAVDGNEVLSSWIEGMSPVHGAVAHRRLGQ, encoded by the coding sequence ATGGGCAATCCTGAATGGGAGCAGAATATAAACAAATTGAGAGCACTAGAGTCGGTAGAAAGACGACAACGCCAAGTAGAATTCATAAGTCTTGCACCTGTATACACCGCTGCAAAAGGAGGCGACTTGGACGAGTGTGACGAGCAGCTCGTCGCCCAGGCAAACAACAGAGGGGACACAGCCCTCCACGTCGCAGCAAGAGCCCGCAGGAACCACATGGCCAAGCGCCTCCTCATGTTCGACAGAGTTGTGGACCAATGGAACAATGCGGGGAACAGGCCTTTGCATGAGGGTGTGAAAAACGGTGACTATGAGTTAACCAATCGGCTCCTGCATCAAGGCTCAGAATCGGTGAATAAGAAGAACAACGAGGGAAAGTACCCCCTGTACTTGGCGATTGAGACACACAACTTGGAGATTCTCTCGCTTTTACTGCAAGCGGTGGATGGGAATGAAGTCCTTTCCTCCTGGATTGAAGGCATGTCGCCGGTTCACGGAGCTGTGGCGCATCGAAGGTTAGGTCAGTGA
- the LOC120287320 gene encoding receptor like protein 22-like yields MKQLTYLNLSYNNLHGDILGAVRNLKDLSHLYLESLNLNSVLDVNYLFTLKNLEVLVLSYNNISFTKSFINSTTSKLAYLMLDSCSLIEFPQFIGYLSKLKWLDLPHNRIQGIIPRWIWNNSKESLSSNLLETTLLVPPPLVTVYNISNNFLFGEVPTSICGVSSLTMLDLSNNTLNGTLPPCLGSIGPMILLNLARNEFDGMIPHVYPDVCALRMIDLRENRLNGIVPRSLGNCEMLEYLNLGDNQINDTFPFWLSGLAYLKVIGLWSNSFHGPIESNLSQLNFTSLHILDISNNNFNGEFPSNLLKSCHAMNVMVGQDELAYLDIIKSLHWTNASLGISMIYAMKLMNKGTKREYAKIPDVLMAIDLSNNKFEGFIPELTGDLKSLRMLNLSNNLLNGSIPPSLANLTVLETLDLYQKNLVGEIPHQLAHLTFLSVFDVSHNCLSGLIPHGTQFDTFGSSSFVMNNGLCGSPLPNKCTNGENAPSPPSYFKVDNEEECLFNLDWRIVLVGAGVGFLVGIVIENLIIDEKKMWFLCCSKKMAKGWEKVRKGLADKKICS; encoded by the exons ATGAAGCAGTTGACTTATCTTAACCTTTCTTACAACAACTTGCACGGTGATATTTTGGGCGCAGTGCGAAATCTGAAGGATCTCAGTCACCTTTACCTGGAGTCGCTTAATCTCAATAGCGTTCTCGATGTAAATTATCTGTTCACACTCAAGAACTTGGAAGTCTTAGTTTTGTCCTACAACAATATATCTTTCACCAAGTCATTCATCAATTCCACTACATCGAAGCTTGCCTACCTAATGCTGGATTCATGCAGCTTGATAGAGTTCCCACAGTTTATAGGCTACTTAAGCAAATTGAAGTGGTTAGACCTACCACACAACAGAATTCAAGGGATCATTCCTAGATGGATATGGAATAATAGCAAAGAATCTCTCAG TTCTAACTTGCTAGAAACAACCCTACTTGTCCCACCTCCCTTGGTCACGGTATACAACATCTCTAACAATTTCCTATTTGGGGAAGTTCCAACATCCATTTGTGGAGTGAGCTCTCTTACCATGCTGGATTTGTCCAACAATACTTTGAATGGCACACTTCCTCCTTGTTTGGGAAGTATTGGTCCTATGATTTTATTGAACCTTGCAAGAAATGAATTCGATGGCATGATTCCTCACGTTTACCCAGATGTTTGTGCATTGAGGATGATAGACCTCAGAGAAAACCGACTAAATGGGATTGTTCCAAGATCTTTAGGAAATTGTGAAATGTTGGAGTATTTGAACCTTGGGGACAACCAAATTAATGATACGTTCCCCTTTTGGCTATCGGGATTGGCCTACCTAAAAGTAATTGGCTTATGGTCAAATAGTTTCCATGGTCCCATAGAATCTAATCTAAGCCAACTCAACTTCACTAGTTTACACATCCTGGACATTTCCAACAACAACTTCAATGGCGAATTTCCTTCCAACTTGTTGAAGAGTTGCCATGCCATGAATGTCATGGTTGGTCAAGATGAGTTGGCATATTTGGATATTATCAAATCGCTTCATTGGACTAATGCTTCACTTGGCATAAGTATGATTTATgcgatgaaattgatgaataagGGCACGAAAAGGGAATATGCGAAGATTCCAGATGTCCTCATGGCAATTGACCTCTCCAACAACAAGTTTGAAGGGTTCATTCCTGAACTCACTGGAGATCTGAAATCACTTCGCATGCTTAACCTTTCAAACAACCTCCTCAATGGTAGCATCCCTCCTTCCTTGGCCAACCTGACAGTGCTCGAAACACTGGATCTTTACCAGAAAAATCTTGTGGGAGAGATTCCTCACCAACTAGCCCACCTCACATTTCTTTCGGTTTTCGATGTCTCTCACAATTGTCTATCAGGACTAATACCACATGGAACACAATTTGATACGTTCGGGAGCAGTTCATTTGTGATGAATAATGGTTTGTGTGGAAGTCCCTTGCCAAATAAATGCACAAATGGTGAGAACGCTCCATCACCACCATCATATTTCAAAGTGGATAATGAAGAAGAGTGTCTCTTCAACTTGGATTGGAGAATCGTGCTAGTCGGCGCTGGAGTTGGGTTTTTGGTCGGTATTGTGATAGAGAACTTGATCATTGATGAGAAGAAGATGTGGTTCTTGTGCTGCTCCAAGAAAATGGCGAAAGGATGGGAAAAGGTGAGGAAAGGTCTGGCAGACAAGAAAATATGCAGCTAG